A section of the Telopea speciosissima isolate NSW1024214 ecotype Mountain lineage chromosome 3, Tspe_v1, whole genome shotgun sequence genome encodes:
- the LOC122656545 gene encoding transmembrane protein 87A-like produces the protein MAMGFANLRSAASIPSVIVVVVLFAAIRATEASIHVYDAEIFKEVGNAYLLSGGSEGIVASRVAPPASAERHFRLGTHDGLSYIRFENITFWRSKEAADKHSSMEHSTGLVQAIIFEAAERDNIGGSAYGGQRSICCTPDLAKLEGCKQGEVIRRPSAGDPDWPIVLNTQFSANFLFTRMNSKEIYIKKSGMYNLFFISCDPSLKGLAMSGKTLWKNPDGYLPGRMSPLMKFYQFMSVAYLMLSVIWISQYVRFWKDVLQLQNYISTVIVLGLFEVTLWYFEYLNFNNTGIRPIGITTWVVTIGAIRKTFSRILILSVSMGYGVVRPTLGGLTSKVLLLGVTYFLATELLDITEYVGTINDISGRARHLLVLPSAFLDAFLILWIFTSLSKTLEQLQAKRSAAKLDIYRKFSNALAVAVIAAVAWIGYEVFFKATDPFSEWWQSAWVITAFWDVHAFAVLSVICYLWGPSQSSQRYAYSEEVREEFGDEEAQSLTRGTTEGDLSLVRQEKKEKNVEDDDDFDLEDDTEEDKRE, from the exons ATGGCCATGGGTTTCGCAAATCTTAGATCTGCAGCATCTATTCCGTCAGTTATAGTTGTTGTTGTACTTTTCGCGGCAATTAGGGCTACTGAAGCTTCGATCCATGTCTACGATGCTGAAATCTTTAAGGAGGTCGGAAATGCTTATCTGCTCTCTGGTGGTAGTGAAGGAATTGTAGCTTCTCGTGTTGCTCCTCCAGCTTCTGCTGAGCGGCATTTCAGATTAGGGACCCACGATGGCCTTTCTTATATACG GTTTGAGAACATCACCTTCTGGAGGAGTAAGGAAGCTGCTGACAAGCATTCAAGTATGGAACATAGCACAGGCCTGGTTCAGGCTATTATTTTTGAGGCAGCTGAGCGGGATAATATTGGTGGTTCTGCTTATGGTGGGCAAAGGTCAATATGTTGCACCCCTGATCTGGCAAAGCTTGAAGGTTGTAAGCAAGGTGAAGTTATTAGGAGACCTTCTGCTGGGGATCCTGACTGGCCTATTGTTTTAAATACACAGTTCAGTGCGAATTTTTTGTTCACACGGATGAATTCTAAAGAGATTTACATTAAAAAGAGTGGAATGTATAACTTGTTCTTTATATCCTGTGACCCGAGTCTCAAGGGGCTGGCAATGAGTGGGAAGACACTGTGGAAGAATCCTGATGGTTATTTACCTGGGAGGATGTCACCGCTAATGAAATTCTATCAATTCATGTCAGTTGCATATTTAATGCTCAGCGTAATATGGATTTCTCAGTATGTCAGATTTTGGAAGGATGTATTGCAGCTTCAGAACTACATCAGCACTGTTATTGTTCTTGGTTTGTTTGAAGTGACTCTTTGGTATTTTGAGTATTTAAATTTTAACAATACTGGAATTAGGCCAATTGGGATTACAACTTGGGTTGTTACAATCGGAGCCATAAGGAAAACATTTTCACGCATTCTTATACTCTCTGTTTCTATGGGATATGGTGTTGTGAGGCCTACTCTTGGAGGTCTTACCTCGAAGGTTCTTCTTCTCGGAGTGACCTATTTCTTGGCAACAGAGTTACTAGATATCACTGAGTATGTGGGAACTATCAATGACATATCAGGGAGAGCAAGACACCTCCTGGTTCTGCCTAGTGCATTCCTGGATGCTTTTTTAATCTTATGGATTTTCACTTCTCTTTCGAAGACATTGGAGCAGCTACAG GCAAAAAGAAGTGCTGCTAAGTTGGATATTTATAGAAAATTCTCAAATGCATTAGCAGTAGCTGTGATTGCTGCAGTTGCTTGGATCGGTTATGAG GTTTTCTTCAAAGCAACAGATCCATTCAGTGAGTGGTGGCAGAGTGCTTGGGTAATCACTGCTTTCTGGGATGTTCATGCATTTGCTGTACTCTCTGTTATCTGCTATCTTTGGGGACCATCTCAGAGCTCTCAAAG GTACGCGTACTCGGAGGAAGTAAGAGAAGAGTTTGGCGATGAAGAAGCTCAATCCCTAACCAGAGGAACAACAGAAGGTGATCTTAGTTTAGTCaggcaagagaaaaaagagaagaatgttgaagatgatgatgacttTGATCTAGAAGATGACACAGAAGAAGACAAAAGGGAATGA
- the LOC122654949 gene encoding uncharacterized protein LOC122654949, giving the protein MDHCFFFVQSQSIQVSASEGGKDRLIGDNGHVEQLEESPAKWSALKEKYLEISPLGYSNTFQSMHSPQTHKNAKPSNKESFGMRNEITSCSTFLVDFGISVLTNRLSDPPCLPTSEGTI; this is encoded by the exons ATggatcattgttttttttttgtacagtCCCAAAGTATTCAAGTTAGTGCAAGTGAAGGGGGTAAAGATAGACTGATTGGGGACAACGGGCACGTAGAGCAATTGGAAGAAAGTCCTGCAAAATGGAGTGCTCTCAAAGAGAAATATTT GGAGATAAGTCCATTAGGGTATTCTAACACCTTTCAAAGTATGCATTCTCCTCAAACGCACAAAAATGCCAAG CCCTCAAACAAAGAAAGCTTTGGAATGCGAAACGAGATCACTTCTTGCTCAACTTTCCTTGTTGATTTTGGAATCTCAGTGCTCACTAATAGACTTTCAGATCCGCCATGTCTCCCAACATCTGAAGGTACAATTTGA